In a single window of the Helicoverpa zea isolate HzStark_Cry1AcR chromosome 9, ilHelZeax1.1, whole genome shotgun sequence genome:
- the LOC124633412 gene encoding mesencephalic astrocyte-derived neurotrophic factor homolog has product MYKLSVFHLLFIAAIVQVSLALKEGECEVCIKTVEKFAATLTDDVKKNPKSIETEFKKFCKGSKNKENRFCYYLGGLEESATGILGELSKPLSWSMPADKICEKLRKKDAQICDLRFDKQIDLNNVDLKKLKVRDLKKILNDWDEVCDGCIEKTDFIKRIEELKPKYMGKTEL; this is encoded by the coding sequence ATGTATAAATTAAGTGtgtttcatttattattcatcGCGGCAATCGTGCAGGTATCGCTTGCACTGAAGGAAGGCGAATGTGAAGTTTGTATTAAAACTGTGGAGAAATTCGCAGCCACGTTAACAGACGATGTCAAGAAGAACCCCAAATCAATCGAAACTGAGTTCAAGAAGTTTTGTAAAGGTTCCAAGAATAAAGAGAACAGATTTTGTTACTACTTGGGCGGCCTAGAGGAGTCCGCCACCGGCATCCTGGGTGAGCTGTCGAAGCCGCTCAGTTGGTCCATGCCAGCTGACAAAATCTGTGAGAAGTTGAGGAAGAAGGACGCACAGATCTGCGATCTCAGATTCGACAAACAGATTGACTTGAACAATGTTGATCTGAAGAAACTCAAAGTACGAGATCTGAAGAAGATTCTGAACGACTGGGATGAGGTCTGCGACGGCTGCATCGAGAAGACTGACTTCATCAAGAGAATAGAGGAGCTAAAACCCAAGTACATGGGCAAAACTGAATTGTAA
- the LOC124633541 gene encoding 26S proteasome non-ATPase regulatory subunit 4: protein MVLESTMICVDNSDYMRNGDFLPTRLQAQQDAVNLVCHSKTRSNPENNVGLLTLANVEVLATLTSDVGRIMSKLHRVQPNGNINLLTGIRIAHLALKHRQGKNHKMRIVVFVGSPVELDEKELVKLAKRLKKEKVNCDVVSFGEDADNNPLLTTFVNTLNGKDSNTGGSHLVSVPAGGCVVLSEALISSPLIGGDGAGPSGSGLSPFEFGVDPNEDPELALALRVSMEEQRQRQEEESRRQQTTTEGDASKPGEPENTGMERALAMSLGHEAMELSEEEQIALAMQMSMQQEAPAAEESMDVSEEYAEVMNDPAFLQSVLENLPGVDPQSEAIRNAMSTIKKDKDEKDDKDQKDKDSKGSGGSSSK from the coding sequence ATGGTCTTGGAAAGTACTATGATTTGTGTGGACAACAGTGATTATATGAGAAATGGAGATTTCTTACCCACTCGGCTGCAGGCTCAGCAAGATGCCGTAAACTTGGTATGTCATTCTAAAACACGGTCAAATCCTGAAAATAATGTGGGTTTATTGACGCTAGCGAATGTGGAGGTGCTGGCTACACTAACTAGCGATGTCGGGCGTATAATGTCCAAGTTACACCGCGTTCAGCCCAACGGTAACATCAACCTACTAACTGGCATCAGGATTGCTCACTTAGCGCTGAAACATCGCCAGGGAAAGAACCATAAGATGCGCATCGTAGTGTTCGTCGGCTCTCCGGTAGAGCTCGATGAGAAAGAATTAGTGAAACTAGCTAAGAGGCTGAAGAAAGAGAAGGTAAACTGCGACGTGGTCTCATTTGGTGAGGATGCCGACAATAACCCTCTTCTGACCACATTTGTTAACACTTTGAACGGTAAAGACAGCAACACTGGGGGCAGCCACCTAGTGTCTGTCCCCGCTGGTGGGTGTGTGGTACTTTCTGAAGCTTTGATTTCTAGCCCATTGATTGGTGGCGATGGAGCAGGACCATCTGGCTCAGGCTTGTCACCATTTGAATTTGGTGTTGATCCAAATGAAGATCCTGAACTTGCACTTGCCTTGCGTGTCTCTATGGAAGAGCAAAGACAACGCCAGGAGGAGGAGTCACGCCGCCAACAAACTACAACTGAAGGAGATGCAAGCAAGCCTGGGGAACCAGAAAACACTGGCATGGAGAGGGCTTTAGCCATGTCACTTGGTCATGAAGCTATGGAGTTATCCGAGGAAGAGCAGATTGCTCTTGCCATGCAAATGAGCATGCAACAAGAGGCTCCAGCAGCTGAAGAGAGCATGGATGTCTCAGAAGAGTATGCTGAAGTCATGAATGATCCAGCATTCCTCCAAAGTGTACTGGAAAATCTCCCAGGAGTTGATCCTCAGAGTGAAGCCATTCGCAATGCTATGTCGACCATCAAAAAAGACAAGGATGAGAAAGATGACAAGGATCAAAAAGATAAGGATAGCAAAGGATCAGGTGGTTCTAGCTCCAAGTAA
- the LOC124633449 gene encoding dynein axonemal assembly factor 5, whose product MGEIKPSLMDNPRAALEVYITALQSESKMARKQALVKINEEIFETPANKDCDLTVVFPEVYAYVLKSFSDASEGCRETSALIISNFIEKLPLNDYYLTYILPVIVRRIGCPEIVEDSEEIRLVLIELVHKILDKYKVSYLLSPFINDFTSILTKTVTDPFPKVKLQACECIIMMTKVLQRDFHFQSSSYVKPILSNFAHQHFRVRVAAIRAIGAVVLAGDAKCFELSITPMAEKLFDENNLVRMQVTLEVGNWMLSYRDRYSFWHRMIPLLLTSLSDVMEDIRNTATSLWNDIGIQYMEENEEDFKKKTDFLKDVPTHYPDVKRPNFGCRSLVQSNIGKIVPAIGKEMDGWQADARLRVSQLLCWLILCAEEGSTQHANAIVRAMLRGATDEDPRVILEIKRAAELFGYFITPTTWWPLLEAEVDSWAALLVIANIIKGSRPELLQEKVLVELCREAADPDRCRTRKPKYQTNLLYTCEALLDVCGEACATVSEDLFTIIFSVYAMPFDNKIQFMALSNLDKLRYAEKCGKTLTSLYEKHIGKVLGGITSDALTWTQLSPDKCLLECTMLHTGSAMGGQLHLIAPLLKECLATPKVDPEVKLKIFTCLSTVLLKKDTNFRTCDTDKLEAFLKIVIEEVIMPNLVWCAGRTAEAIRTAAVACLCSALQENPYNEEILTTDKGGDGDKDDKVVNLFPTKDSLEPFLEQMVPLLVGLADDNSTLTRQHTLRAVCCLAVLAGQRGCFTAETLHKLYFVVLKRLDDSSDKVRSYAVQTLVTLFSYRPDPYDTTLYGAHIDALYSAMLIHLDDADEAFRKQMLEALIKLSDIDPRTLMKKVKANIHLYRNKMAYEKLSSHIEKIL is encoded by the exons atGGGTGAAATAAAACCTTCCCTGATGGATAATCCACGAGCTGCTTTGGAGGTCTATATTACTGCATTGCAGAGTGAGTCAAAAATGGCTCGAAAGCAGGCTCTGGTTAAAATTAATGAAGAGATATTTGAAACTCCTGCTAACAAGGACTGCGACCTCACTGTGGTATTCCCTGAAGTATATGCTTACGTCTTGAAAAGTTTCTCTGACGCCTCAGAGGGCTGTCGAGAAACCTCAGCCTTGATAATATCGAACTTCATCGAGAAGTTACCGCTGAACGACTACTACTTGACGTACATTCTACCAGTGATTGTCCGTCGTATAGGCTGCCCAGAGATCGTAGAAGACTCTGAAGAGATCCGCTTAGTCCTCATTGAACTGGTGCATAAGATATTAGACAAGTATAAAGTGTCTTACTTGCTGAGTCCTTTTATTAATGACTTTACCAGCATTTTGACCAAAACAGTGACTGATCCGTTTCCAAAAGTGAAGCTTCAGGCATGTGAATGCATCATTATGATGACAAAGGTCTTACAAAGAGACTTCCATTTCCAATCCTCAAGTTACGTCAAGCCAATTCTGTCTAATTTTGCGCATCAACACTTCAGAGTTCGAGTTGCTGCTATTAGAGCtattg GGGCTGTAGTTCTAGCAGGTGATGCAAAGTGCTTCGAGCTGTCCATCACTCCCATGGCTGAGAAGCTGTTTGATGAGAACAATCTGGTCAGAATGCAGGTCACCCTGGAAGTGGGAAACTGGATGCTCAGCTATAGAGATAGATACTCCTTCTGGCATCGCATGATACCTTTGTTGTTGACGAG cctAAGCGACGTAATGGAGGACATAAGAAACACCGCCACGAGTCTTTGGAACGATATAGGAATTCAGTACATGGAGGAAAACGAGGAAGACTTCAAGAAGAAGACAGATTTCCTGAAAGATGTCCCAACCCATTACCCTGATGTTAAGAGACCTAACTTCGGCTGCAGGTCGCTGGTACAAAGCAATATTGGCAAAATTGTACCAGCTATTGGGAAAG AAATGGACGGCTGGCAAGCTGATGCCCGACTCCGCGTCTCCCAACTCCTATGCTGGCTGATTCTATGTGCTGAAGAAGGTTCGACCCAGCACGCTAACGCTATTGTGAGAGCTATGCTGCGAGGCGCTACTGATGAAGATCCTAGGGTTATACTTGAG ATAAAACGTGCAGCCGAGTTATTCGGCTACTTCATAACGCCCACCACTTGGTGGCCGCTGCTCGAAGCCGAGGTAGACTCCTGGGCGGCTCTGCTGGTTATAGCCAACATCATCAAAGGTTCCCGCCCAGAACTGCTCCAGGAGAAGGTGTTAGTTGAGTTGTGTAGGGAGGCTGCAGATCCTGATAGATGCAGGACTAGGAAG CCGAAATACCAAACGAACCTGCTATACACATGCGAAGCCCTACTGGATGTGTGCGGGGAGGCGTGCGCTACTGTCTCAGAAGACCTGTTCACTATCATCTTCTCTGTGTACGCCATGCCCTTCGATAATAAGATACAGTTTATGGCCCTGT CAAACCTCGACAAGTTACGTTACGCAGAGAAATGCGGCAAGACCCTCACCAGTCTATACGAGAAGCACATCGGTAAGGTACTGGGAGGTATAACCAGCGACGCGCTAACTTGGACGCAACTGTCGCCGGACAAGTGTCTACTGGAGTGCACTATGTTGCATACTG GATCTGCAATGGGAGGCCAACTGCATCTGATCGCGCCTCTCCTAAAAGAATGCCTGGCGACCCCCAAAGTAGACCCGGAGGTGAAACTCAAGATCTTCACATGTTTGTCCACCGTGCTGCTGAAGAAAGACACCAACTTCAGGACCTGTGACACTGACAAGTTGGAGGCTTTCCTCAAGATTGTCATTGAAG AGGTAATAATGCCGAATTTGGTGTGGTGTGCCGGCCGTACCGCGGAGGCCATACGTACCGCGGCTGTCGCTTgcctctgctcggcgctgcagGAAAACCCTTATAACGAAGAAATATTGACCACGGATAAGGGTGGCGATGGCGATAAGGATGATAag GTGGTAAATCTATTCCCAACTAAAGACTCTTTAGAACCGTTCTTGGAGCAAATGGTACCACTTCTAGTGGGTCTAGCGGATGACAACTCGACGTTGACGCGACAGCACACATTGCGAGCTGTGTGCTGTCTCGCTGTGTTAGCTGGCCAGCGGGGGTGTTTCACTGCTGAGACCCTGCATAAGCTGTATTttg TGGTACTAAAACGCCTAGACGACAGCAGCGACAAGGTCCGCTCCTACGCCGTACAAACTCTAGTGACGCTCTTCAGCTACCGTCCCGACCCTTACGATACGACGCTATACGGGGCCCATATCGATGCTTTATACAGTGCCATGCTGATACACCTCGATGATGCTGACGAGGCCTTTAGGAAACAGATGCTTG AGGCACTGATCAAGCTCAGCGACATAGACCCGCGCACTCTCATGAAGAAGGTTAAGGCCAATATACATCTTTATAGGAACAAAATGGCGTATGAAAAATTGTCTAgtcatattgaaaaaatattgtaa
- the LOC124633543 gene encoding putative ATP synthase subunit f, mitochondrial encodes MGFGDYPKEYNPSVHGPYDPARYYGKPDTPFGQVKISELGSWFARRNKSPQALAGVFSRAWWRWQHKYVQPKKVGIAPFLQLLVGSMTFFYVINYGKMKHHRNYKYH; translated from the exons ATGGGTTTCGGTGATTATCCCAAGGAATATAACCCCTCAGTCCACGGGCCTTATGACCCAGCCCGTTATTATGGCAAGC CTGATACTCCGTTCGGTCAGGTAAAAATCAGTGAACTTGGATCCTGGTTTGCACGCAGGAATAAGTCGCCCCAGGCTCTCGCTGGCGTATTCAGCCGAG CTTGGTGGAGGTGGCAGCACAAGTATGTGCAGCCTAAGAAGGTGGGCATCGCTCCCTTCTTGCAGCTGCTGGTGGGCAGCATGACTTTCTTCTATGTTATCAACTACGGAAAGATGA AGCACCACAGGAACTACAAGTACCACTAA